The window GAGTACTTATTCAACGACGACTACGAAGTGACTGGTGCAGAACTTCATTACCGAAACGGCGAGTTCTACCTTCACGTCCGAACAAAGGCGGATGTGGAGTCTGAGACTGCCGATAAAGGCAACGACGGGCACAGCACAGTCCTCGGCGTTGACCTCGGCATCGAAAACGTCGCCGTCACTTCTACGGGGACGTTCTGGAACGGGTCAGAATTGAACCACTGGCACCGCGAGTTCGAGAAACGGCGCGGGTCGCTACAACAGCGTGGAACGCGGGCAGCCCACGAAAATATTCAGTCAGTCGGACGCACCGAGACGGGACGCTACGACCACTTCTTACACACCGTCTCGAAAGAACTCGTCGCAGAAGCCATCGAGAACGGCTGTGAGGTAATCGCGTTCGAGAACCTAACGGGGATCCGTAAACGGCTGCCCCCCGCCAAGAAGTTCCACGCATGGGCGTTCCGACGACTGTTCGACTACGTCGAGTACAAAGCCAAAATCGTCGGTATCTCGGCCGAACAGGTGAGTCCTGCGTACACCTCCCAACGCTGTTCCAAGTGCGGATTCACCCACGAGGACAATCGTCCGACCTCAGATGGGCAAGACGTGTTCGAGTGCTTCAAATGCGGGTACTCGCCCCACGCGGACTACAACGCAGCGAAGAATATCGGTCTAAAGTATCTCCGTTCAGCGCAAAAGTCGTCGGGCGGAGGCGCACCCGTAAACGTGCGCTTGAATCGCGGGACACTGAACGTGAACGGCGATTATGTGCCTGCCGCCGACGGCGGCCAGAACGGGAGTCCACGCGAAAGCCCCACCCTCCACGAAGCGAACGGCCACGCCGTGAGTGAGTAGGGTGGGGTAGTTTACCACGGCTATCGAAACTTCGCCGACTCCAGAATTCAACAGAGTGAGGTGTTTCGCGTCTGATGGTCACTCTTCGGCATAGACGAGAGTTCGTCGGCACTGAGGACAGACGTAGGGCACTGGTGTGAGAATTTCGTCTGCCCGGACACTGCTAAGAAAGCCCTCGTCTGACGCGTCTGAGACGATCGATAGCGTTCCCATGGTGTCGGTTCCTTGTAGCTCCATTTGCTCTAATGGTTCTTCACAGTCCGGACAGAGCTTCTCAGAGGGCATGTCCCGCACTCGGTTCTCTACTTTCAAAAGTCGTTTGGGTCGCGTGGTTATCTAGACTGGTTCTGGAATTCTTGCGTTCGGAGTCCCGATCTCGAACCTGCACCGGAAAACTAGTTACTGGACTTAGACGAGGAGTTGGATGTCGGCTTCTGCCATATCCTCGATAGCTGTCGCAGCACCAACACCGGTGGTGACGCCATCGTAGAAGTTATCCTCGTCGTAGTCCATTAGTTCGATCGTCATCTGACAGGCCTGGAATTCGACGCCCATATCGAGCGACGTCTCGAGGAGTTCCTCGATGGACGCAGTGTTGTTGTTCTCGATTTTCTGTTCCATCATCTTCGTCGTCATTCGGTCCATGCCTGGTAACGCACCAATCGCGTTCGGGACTGGCATGCTCGGGTTTCCGACCGAACTTAGCTGCAGATCCTTCGAGTGCTCTTCGTGAAGGATATCGAGGCCCCAGAACGTGTGGAAGACAGTTACATCCCACCCGAATGCCGCCGCCGTGCTCGCCAGAATCAGTGGCGGATACGCCATGTCGAGCGTTCCCTTCGTCGCGATGATCGACATCTTCTTTTTCTCTTCCTCGGTCTCGCTTTCGAGACTGTCGAGTTGCGATTCGAGTTCATCGATGCGTGATTCGAGGGCCGCCACTTCTGATTCGGTATCAGTGTCTGTGGACCCGTTGGTAGTATCGGTACTCATCGTTCGGGTTCGTGTTACGCCGTCCTCCGGACGTAATGTTTGTAGAGGCCGTCGCCTTCTTCCTGGTCGAGGAGTTCGACGCCGTCGGTCGTATCGGCCCAACCGCCGAGGTCGCTCATGCTACCGGAGTCGGTCGAGAGGACTTCGAGAACGGCTCCTTCGTCTAGACTGTCGATGGATTGTTTCGTCTTTACCACGGGCATTGGGCAGCTCTGTCCTTTCACGTCGAGTGTTTCGCTGATTTCGTAGTCAGTCATGGTATTGACTTCACCCCACAATACTCACCGGGCAAGTGAAAAGTGTGTCGGTAGTAATCCGGTTTACCCCCACAACCACTATAAGACGCCCACTAAATGAGGCCCGAAACGGCTGTTAGAGGGTGTTTCTGTAAACGGTATTGCGGAGGATTTGGATTACTATGCAAAGTCTTATTTGATTCCCGGAGATAGACATGAGCGAAGATGACTAAAACGACCTCTACAGACGAAACGGTTGCATCGATCACGCCCACCGAACTGAAAGAGCGCATCGACAGCGGCCAAGACGTCTTCATCCTCGACACGCGCTCAGAAGGCGACTTCGAGGAGTGGAAAATCGACGGCGAAAACGTCGAGATACTGAACTACCCCTACTTCGAACTCATAGACGGCATCCCAGACGAGTTACTCGCAGACCTCCCGGACGACCAGCAGATTACGGTCCTTTGTGCGAAGGGAGGATCCAGCGAGATGGTTGCCGAACACATAGAAGACGAAGGCTACGACGTCAACCACCTCGAAAACGGGATGAACGGCTGGGCACGAATCTACGAGTACACCGAGCTTGACGTGAACACGGACGCAACGGTTGCTCAGTACCGTCGCCCATCCAGCGGTTGTTTGGCGTATCTCGTCGTTTCCGACGGCGAGGCAGCAGTCGTCGATCCGCTCCGCGCATTCACGAACGAGTACCTGCAGGACGTAACCGCCCTCGGTGCAGACCTTAAATACACGCTCGACACGCACATCCACGCAGACCACATCTCGGGGCTTCGCGCTCTCGCCGACGAAACGGGCGCGACGGCAGTTCTCCCCGAAGCGGCTGCGGAACGTGGCGTCGAGTACGGTCAGTCGTATAAAACCGTCTCGGACGGTGACTCCCTCACGGTCGGCGACGTCGAAATCGAAGTTGTCCACACGCCCGGACATACGACTGGAATGACCTCCTACAAAGTCGGCGACGTGTTGTTCACCGGTGACGGTCTGTTCACCGAGAGCGTCGCCCGACCGGACCTCGAAGACCCGGAAGCCGCGAAGAACGCGGCCGAAACGCTCTACGAGAGTCTCACCCAGAAAGTTCTGACCTACCCCGACGACACGAAAATCGCACCGGCACACTTCAGCGACGCGGCGACTGCACGTGAGGACGGTACGTACACTGCCGAACTCGGAGAGTTGGAGGAGACGATGGACGCGCTGACGATGAATAAAGACGAATTCGTCGATTTCATCGTCTCGGACATGCCGCCACGGCCAGCTAACTACGAGGAGATAATCGGCACGAACCTCGGACAGGAATCTCCCGACGACGAGAAAGCGTTCGAACTAGAGCTCGGCCCGAACAACTGTGCAGCCAGTGAAGAAGCCATGACAGACTAAGATGAGTGAACTCACACCGCTACTGATAGGCGGAGACCCCTTCCCACGAGGAGTGCTGCCGTACATTCTCGGTGGTATACTCGTCGGACTCGGCGCTGCGGTTATCTATCTTGCCACGGGTATCATCGCCGGGGCGAGTACGTTCTTCGAATCGACGCTGTCGTACGTTTCGGACGTGCCACGGTTCAACCGCTTCAAGTACGTCCAATCGCGTGGCTGGCGCGTCGTCTTCACCGCAGGAATCGTCAGCGGTGCGGCCCTTTGGGGGTTCGTACTCGCTCCTGATCCCGGTGTCTGGACGACCGACGTCCAGTGGTGGCGGTTGCTGGGCGGTGGCTTCCTCGTCGGCGTCGGGACACGACTCGGGAAAGGATGTACGTCGGGCCACGGCGTCTGTGGCACCGGGTCACTATCGAATACGTCGCTCATCAA is drawn from Halorussus halophilus and contains these coding sequences:
- a CDS encoding RNA-guided endonuclease InsQ/TnpB family protein, translated to MEVRRTVLVKLDVADSDASLLHETISEFLRAANYVVGYAWKGEYKTTSKAKLQRETYDDVRAETRLQANLVQNARNKAADAVQSAVARWKQGDYAGKPHFTAPTLVYDKRCATFNDDHATLSTVEGRITVNYVLPDESRETPHSEYLFNDDYEVTGAELHYRNGEFYLHVRTKADVESETADKGNDGHSTVLGVDLGIENVAVTSTGTFWNGSELNHWHREFEKRRGSLQQRGTRAAHENIQSVGRTETGRYDHFLHTVSKELVAEAIENGCEVIAFENLTGIRKRLPPAKKFHAWAFRRLFDYVEYKAKIVGISAEQVSPAYTSQRCSKCGFTHEDNRPTSDGQDVFECFKCGYSPHADYNAAKNIGLKYLRSAQKSSGGGAPVNVRLNRGTLNVNGDYVPAADGGQNGSPRESPTLHEANGHAVSE
- a CDS encoding DsrE/DsrF/DrsH-like family protein; amino-acid sequence: MSTDTTNGSTDTDTESEVAALESRIDELESQLDSLESETEEEKKKMSIIATKGTLDMAYPPLILASTAAAFGWDVTVFHTFWGLDILHEEHSKDLQLSSVGNPSMPVPNAIGALPGMDRMTTKMMEQKIENNNTASIEELLETSLDMGVEFQACQMTIELMDYDEDNFYDGVTTGVGAATAIEDMAEADIQLLV
- a CDS encoding YeeE/YedE family protein, whose protein sequence is MSELTPLLIGGDPFPRGVLPYILGGILVGLGAAVIYLATGIIAGASTFFESTLSYVSDVPRFNRFKYVQSRGWRVVFTAGIVSGAALWGFVLAPDPGVWTTDVQWWRLLGGGFLVGVGTRLGKGCTSGHGVCGTGSLSNTSLINVVTFMAFAIGTAQIVQALGVSP
- a CDS encoding MBL fold metallo-hydrolase; amino-acid sequence: MTKTTSTDETVASITPTELKERIDSGQDVFILDTRSEGDFEEWKIDGENVEILNYPYFELIDGIPDELLADLPDDQQITVLCAKGGSSEMVAEHIEDEGYDVNHLENGMNGWARIYEYTELDVNTDATVAQYRRPSSGCLAYLVVSDGEAAVVDPLRAFTNEYLQDVTALGADLKYTLDTHIHADHISGLRALADETGATAVLPEAAAERGVEYGQSYKTVSDGDSLTVGDVEIEVVHTPGHTTGMTSYKVGDVLFTGDGLFTESVARPDLEDPEAAKNAAETLYESLTQKVLTYPDDTKIAPAHFSDAATAREDGTYTAELGELEETMDALTMNKDEFVDFIVSDMPPRPANYEEIIGTNLGQESPDDEKAFELELGPNNCAASEEAMTD
- a CDS encoding sulfurtransferase TusA family protein, which codes for MTDYEISETLDVKGQSCPMPVVKTKQSIDSLDEGAVLEVLSTDSGSMSDLGGWADTTDGVELLDQEEGDGLYKHYVRRTA